A single genomic interval of Syntrophobotulus glycolicus DSM 8271 harbors:
- a CDS encoding ABC transporter ATP-binding protein, with protein sequence MIDLTHLSKSYLMGDSEVKALDDISFQAAAGEFVAILGPSGSGKSTLMNILGCLDMPDSGQYFLDGIDINHSTDNELAQIRNHKIGFIFQNFNLLSKLNALENVEVPLMYKGASARESKELASYYLERVGLKDREKHTPKELSGGQQQRIAIARALACRPQIILADEPTGALDQKTGREIMEILRELNDLGQTIILITHDTQISRQADRAVNIVDGRIFPELR encoded by the coding sequence ATGATTGATCTCACACATTTATCAAAATCCTATCTCATGGGCGACAGCGAAGTGAAGGCTTTGGACGATATCAGCTTCCAGGCCGCCGCCGGTGAATTCGTGGCCATCCTGGGCCCCTCCGGCTCGGGAAAGTCTACCCTCATGAATATCCTCGGCTGCCTGGACATGCCGGACAGCGGCCAGTATTTTCTCGACGGTATCGATATCAACCATTCCACCGACAACGAACTGGCCCAAATCAGAAACCACAAGATCGGTTTTATTTTTCAGAATTTTAATCTCCTGTCCAAGCTCAACGCTTTGGAAAATGTCGAAGTCCCCCTGATGTACAAAGGGGCTTCGGCCAGGGAATCCAAAGAGCTGGCCTCTTACTATCTGGAGAGGGTTGGTTTAAAGGACAGAGAAAAGCACACACCCAAGGAGCTTTCCGGGGGACAGCAGCAGCGGATCGCCATTGCCCGCGCTCTGGCCTGCCGGCCCCAGATCATCCTCGCCGACGAGCCCACCGGGGCTCTCGATCAGAAAACAGGCCGGGAAATCATGGAGATCCTGCGGGAGCTCAACGATCTCGGCCAGACCATCATCCTGATTACACACGACACACAGATCTCCCGCCAGGCCGACCGTGCGGTCAATATCGTTGACGGGCGGATTTTTCCGGAACTGAGGTGA
- a CDS encoding S1C family serine protease, whose amino-acid sequence MENNEQYPNPAPAKDKSFLTKKTAAILLGTALAASSVLGYAGGLLADTFQSSGSGHGVAVMYQSAETGAAASGGSSLSVADIAGLAADSVVEIATETVQNNARRGQYVSEGAGSGVVITQDGYLVTNNHVIENAEKITVRLRNETTYSAALIGSDSQSDLALLKIDASGLQPAVFGDSDKLLVGETAVAIGNPLGELGGTVTDGIISALDREIELDGETMNLLQTNAAINPGNSGGGLFNGSGELIGIVVAKSSGSGVEGLGFAIPVNDAKTVIEQLMSNGYVKGRVTLGMTLVDVADAQTAMAYRLQQSGVYVQSVTAGSHAQTAGFQAGDCLVSADGAQITSSADLNKVLGGHQVGDELSFAVKRNNQTITLKLVLEEARPS is encoded by the coding sequence GTGGAAAACAACGAACAGTACCCTAATCCTGCCCCGGCAAAAGATAAAAGCTTTCTTACGAAAAAGACGGCGGCCATCCTCCTCGGGACAGCCCTGGCGGCCTCCTCTGTCCTGGGCTACGCCGGCGGCCTGCTGGCCGATACTTTTCAGTCCTCGGGCAGCGGCCACGGTGTGGCGGTCATGTACCAGTCGGCGGAAACCGGCGCCGCGGCAAGCGGCGGCAGCTCCCTGTCCGTGGCCGATATTGCCGGTCTTGCCGCCGACTCCGTGGTGGAGATTGCCACGGAAACCGTGCAAAACAACGCCAGACGGGGACAATATGTCTCTGAGGGTGCCGGAAGCGGCGTGGTGATCACCCAGGACGGCTATCTTGTCACCAACAATCATGTGATTGAGAATGCGGAAAAAATCACGGTCCGCCTGAGAAATGAAACAACCTACTCCGCCGCCTTGATCGGAAGCGACTCCCAATCGGACCTTGCCCTGCTCAAAATTGACGCTTCCGGCCTGCAGCCCGCCGTATTCGGGGATTCGGACAAGCTCCTGGTCGGCGAAACAGCCGTGGCAATCGGCAATCCCTTGGGGGAATTGGGCGGCACAGTCACCGACGGGATCATCAGTGCGCTCGACCGGGAAATCGAACTGGACGGCGAAACCATGAACCTCCTGCAAACAAACGCCGCCATCAATCCCGGCAACTCCGGCGGCGGGCTTTTTAACGGCAGCGGCGAGCTGATCGGCATCGTGGTGGCCAAATCCTCCGGGTCGGGTGTGGAAGGCCTGGGGTTTGCCATCCCGGTCAATGACGCCAAGACCGTGATTGAGCAGCTGATGAGCAACGGCTATGTCAAAGGCCGGGTCACACTGGGGATGACCCTGGTGGACGTCGCGGACGCCCAGACGGCGATGGCCTACAGGCTGCAGCAGTCCGGAGTTTATGTCCAAAGCGTCACTGCCGGCTCTCATGCCCAAACGGCCGGCTTCCAAGCCGGGGACTGTCTCGTTTCCGCTGACGGCGCTCAAATTACAAGCTCCGCGGACCTCAATAAGGTGCTCGGAGGGCACCAGGTCGGCGATGAGCTGAGCTTTGCCGTCAAGCGCAATAATCAGACCATCACCCTCAAGCTGGTCCTGGAAGAAGCCAGGCCCTCCTGA
- a CDS encoding cupin domain-containing protein — protein MPQHLMKNIDFSKVLEMEGLVQYQEGQVVSRTLAQGKPVSITLFAFAEGEEISSHSSGGDALVYLLDGEAEITIGEERYQMKKGQTIVMPAGIPHALQAVKPFKMLLIVIFSL, from the coding sequence ATGCCACAGCATTTGATGAAAAACATAGACTTTTCCAAGGTTCTGGAGATGGAGGGTCTGGTTCAGTATCAGGAAGGCCAGGTAGTGAGCAGAACTCTCGCTCAGGGTAAGCCGGTGAGCATCACCTTATTTGCTTTCGCGGAGGGGGAAGAGATCAGCTCCCATTCCTCAGGCGGTGATGCGCTGGTCTATCTGCTCGACGGAGAGGCCGAGATCACAATCGGGGAAGAAAGATATCAGATGAAAAAAGGACAGACAATCGTCATGCCTGCCGGTATCCCCCATGCCTTACAAGCGGTGAAACCGTTTAAAATGCTGCTGATCGTTATCTTCAGCCTCTGA
- a CDS encoding ABC transporter permease produces the protein MKLMQTVKLALKNILSNTLRSSLTMLGLIIGISSVIVLVGIGTGSSQSITDQVSSLGTDTLTVSIEADNGLKPEDAENLSKLDGVAETAPYTSVSATVSQGSSTAGMTSVLGVDEHYLSIRNYDLSAGRELSFIDLNQKSKVCLIGSDVSADLFAGKDPVGETVKIAGDNYTVVGTLAEQGSSMGTDADSTVLIPLTAAAGGSDIKSLYLRAENEDSVNAVQITAENFLRSALNVSGDEISVTTQQSMLETMSTIQDTLVLLLAGIAGISLLVGGIGVMNVMLVSVTERTREIGIRKSLGARRSNILTQFLTEALVLCLLGGIAGIIAGLGIGSAAELLGYTFAYSAKVAALAFGFAAAIGLVFGIFPAYRASRLNPIDALRMD, from the coding sequence ATGAAATTGATGCAAACCGTCAAACTGGCCTTAAAAAATATTCTCAGCAATACCCTGCGCTCTTCCCTGACCATGCTGGGGTTAATCATCGGGATTTCCTCCGTTATTGTCCTGGTCGGCATCGGAACAGGCAGCTCCCAGAGTATCACCGACCAGGTTTCCTCCCTCGGCACAGATACCCTGACCGTATCCATCGAGGCCGACAACGGCTTAAAACCGGAGGACGCGGAGAATTTATCCAAGCTGGACGGAGTGGCGGAGACCGCTCCCTATACCAGTGTCAGCGCAACCGTTTCCCAGGGAAGCTCCACCGCCGGCATGACCTCTGTGCTGGGAGTGGATGAACATTACCTGTCCATCCGCAATTATGACCTCTCCGCGGGCCGGGAGCTTTCCTTTATCGACCTCAATCAGAAAAGCAAGGTTTGCCTTATCGGCTCCGATGTCAGCGCGGACTTATTTGCCGGGAAGGACCCCGTGGGAGAAACCGTCAAAATCGCCGGGGATAATTATACGGTAGTGGGAACACTGGCCGAACAGGGCTCCTCCATGGGAACCGACGCCGACAGCACGGTCCTGATCCCCCTTACTGCCGCCGCGGGCGGCTCCGACATCAAATCCCTTTATCTCCGGGCGGAAAACGAAGATTCGGTCAATGCCGTCCAGATCACCGCGGAGAATTTCTTAAGATCGGCACTGAATGTTTCCGGTGATGAAATCAGTGTAACCACCCAGCAATCCATGCTGGAAACCATGAGCACCATCCAGGATACCCTCGTCCTGCTCCTGGCGGGAATTGCCGGCATATCCCTGCTTGTCGGCGGTATCGGCGTCATGAATGTCATGCTGGTCTCCGTTACGGAGCGCACCAGAGAAATCGGAATCCGCAAATCCCTGGGCGCCCGCCGGAGCAATATCTTAACCCAGTTTCTGACTGAAGCGCTGGTCCTGTGTCTGTTAGGCGGTATCGCCGGGATCATCGCCGGCCTGGGCATCGGGAGCGCCGCCGAGCTGCTGGGCTATACCTTCGCTTATTCGGCCAAAGTGGCGGCCTTGGCCTTCGGCTTCGCCGCGGCAATCGGTCTGGTCTTTGGAATATTCCCGGCTTACAGGGCTTCCCGCCTCAATCCCATCGACGCCCTGCGGATGGACTAA
- a CDS encoding urease accessory protein UreF has protein sequence MPAQPGVKAAMNSNFLLLLQITDPYFPIGAYTQSFGLETYVQKGLVRDGETARQYLTGKLENSFLYNELLGMRLAYEYAAKRELGLILELNELYGASTVPAELKKAGMNLGRGFFRMAETYGGRMDLLRACQEAENVNYCLAFGIFCAENGIPFPEAALAFTYSQASAMINNLAKLLPLSQTEGQAILFQTGDLISRLAREVTALTAGDLGRSTIGFEIRSMQHERLYTRMYSS, from the coding sequence ATGCCGGCACAGCCTGGCGTGAAAGCCGCGATGAACAGCAATTTCCTGCTGCTTTTGCAGATTACCGATCCCTATTTCCCGATCGGCGCCTATACACAGAGCTTCGGACTTGAGACCTATGTCCAGAAGGGCCTTGTCAGGGATGGGGAGACGGCCCGCCAGTATCTGACCGGCAAGCTGGAAAACAGCTTCTTATATAACGAGCTTTTGGGAATGCGGCTGGCCTATGAATACGCCGCAAAGCGGGAGCTGGGCCTGATCCTGGAGCTGAACGAGCTTTACGGGGCGTCCACTGTCCCCGCTGAGCTCAAAAAGGCCGGCATGAACCTGGGCCGGGGTTTTTTCAGGATGGCGGAGACGTACGGGGGCAGAATGGATTTGCTGAGGGCCTGTCAGGAGGCGGAAAACGTCAATTATTGCCTTGCCTTCGGCATCTTCTGCGCGGAAAACGGCATCCCCTTTCCGGAGGCCGCCCTGGCCTTCACCTACAGTCAGGCTTCCGCCATGATCAATAATCTGGCCAAGCTCCTTCCCCTGAGCCAGACGGAGGGGCAGGCCATTCTTTTTCAGACCGGGGACTTGATCTCCCGGCTGGCCCGCGAAGTGACCGCCCTCACGGCCGGGGATCTGGGACGAAGCACGATCGGGTTTGAGATCAGGTCAATGCAGCACGAAAGATTATATACCAGAATGTACAGCTCATAA
- a CDS encoding methyl-accepting chemotaxis protein produces the protein MNFLKNAPCEEALSVMKSVEDRLNGKNVDLPDVKYPIHQKLVNIFNKLLSSEEKMSASSKKMIGLTSALSNFDVEMAHSSNELIEFAKEMSNISESNLAIVEEISASMSEVNDTVSNTSGIMNSLREYSRELVQKNDESISRINEINGLKNDVSKDAALMSEQIRTLVEMAVKVNEIVDGVENIANQTNLLALNAAIEAARAGEAGKGFAVVADEVRKLADNTKTSLGDMRSFVNNIQEAAVSGRTSMENTMDSTARMHSMLDLISETIVENVAMLKHTIGDVEQMTESLDHIKESTNQINQAMEASTKDAEKINQMTGTIQEQAGQSTKNAEDISRIDDELSGIIREMVTSLNGGKNAISNGELLENISKAKEAHFNWIKNLNRIVEEMTVYPLQTNAKKCAFGHFYHSIDASGTVLQEAWEAIDQVHDRLHTNGSRVIEAVRENKPESAKSLFIQTEALSKEIFAKLNQVMSIIENSEANGVQILQTASR, from the coding sequence ATGAATTTTCTGAAAAACGCGCCGTGTGAAGAAGCTCTGAGTGTGATGAAGAGCGTAGAGGACAGATTGAACGGGAAAAATGTCGACCTGCCGGATGTGAAATACCCCATCCACCAAAAGCTTGTGAACATCTTCAATAAGCTGTTGTCCAGTGAAGAAAAGATGTCCGCGAGTTCCAAAAAAATGATCGGACTGACGTCGGCCTTAAGTAATTTTGATGTTGAAATGGCTCATTCTTCCAACGAATTGATCGAATTCGCCAAAGAAATGTCCAACATCAGCGAATCGAATCTGGCGATCGTGGAAGAGATCAGCGCCAGCATGAGCGAAGTGAACGACACCGTCAGCAATACCTCCGGGATTATGAACAGCCTGCGGGAGTATTCCCGGGAGCTTGTCCAGAAAAATGACGAAAGCATCAGCAGGATTAATGAAATCAACGGGCTGAAAAACGATGTTTCCAAAGACGCTGCCTTGATGAGCGAGCAGATCAGGACCCTGGTGGAGATGGCCGTGAAGGTGAATGAGATTGTGGACGGGGTGGAAAACATCGCCAACCAGACCAACCTGCTGGCCTTGAACGCCGCGATCGAGGCGGCGCGGGCGGGGGAAGCGGGAAAGGGCTTTGCCGTTGTGGCGGACGAGGTCAGAAAGCTGGCCGACAACACCAAAACCAGCCTGGGCGATATGCGCTCCTTTGTCAATAACATTCAGGAGGCGGCGGTAAGCGGGCGGACGAGCATGGAAAATACCATGGATTCCACAGCCAGGATGCATTCCATGCTGGACCTGATCTCGGAAACCATTGTAGAAAATGTCGCGATGCTCAAGCACACCATTGGGGATGTGGAACAAATGACAGAATCACTGGACCATATCAAAGAATCGACCAATCAGATTAACCAGGCCATGGAAGCGTCCACCAAGGACGCCGAGAAGATTAATCAGATGACCGGGACGATTCAGGAGCAAGCGGGCCAAAGCACAAAGAACGCCGAAGACATTTCCAGGATTGACGACGAGCTGAGCGGAATCATAAGGGAGATGGTCACTTCCCTAAACGGCGGCAAAAATGCCATTTCCAACGGGGAATTGCTGGAAAATATCTCAAAAGCCAAAGAGGCCCATTTCAACTGGATCAAAAACCTGAACAGGATCGTAGAGGAAATGACGGTCTACCCGCTCCAGACCAATGCCAAAAAATGCGCTTTCGGCCATTTTTACCACTCGATCGATGCTTCCGGCACGGTGTTGCAGGAAGCGTGGGAAGCGATCGATCAGGTGCACGACCGGCTGCATACAAACGGCAGCAGGGTCATCGAGGCGGTCAGGGAGAATAAGCCGGAATCGGCAAAGAGCCTGTTTATTCAAACGGAAGCGCTCTCCAAAGAGATTTTTGCCAAGTTGAATCAAGTGATGTCCATTATCGAAAACAGTGAGGCAAACGGGGTGCAAATTTTGCAGACGGCCTCCCGTTAG
- a CDS encoding urease accessory protein UreD, which produces MINRFGQESKLIIGTGCREGRTVLEEVSFTAPYKIAKPFYGADGTMRLTVMTASAGLMSGDRCHIQAEIGAGSKVEIGTQAFAKIHKMNDGFARQQTEIRVAAGASLRFLPLPVLPFAGSAMQNDTRITLEKGAALQYAEVLSCGRYTRGEKFQYAAYQALTELRYDGKLVFRDNTRLVPGEQDLSGIGFYEGFLHQATGILFNSGRLPEALRDRLAQDQEIEYGLTEIGGGGLVIRILGRSAQSLYDILNNPVG; this is translated from the coding sequence ATGATCAACCGCTTTGGCCAGGAAAGTAAATTAATCATCGGCACAGGGTGCAGGGAAGGGAGGACCGTTCTGGAGGAGGTCAGCTTCACCGCGCCCTATAAAATCGCCAAGCCCTTTTATGGAGCGGACGGGACGATGAGGCTGACGGTCATGACGGCCTCCGCGGGCCTGATGAGCGGGGACCGCTGCCACATCCAGGCGGAGATCGGCGCGGGCTCCAAGGTGGAGATCGGCACACAGGCCTTTGCCAAGATCCATAAAATGAACGACGGCTTTGCCAGGCAGCAGACAGAGATCCGGGTGGCAGCCGGCGCAAGCCTGAGGTTTTTGCCGCTGCCGGTGCTCCCCTTCGCGGGCTCCGCCATGCAAAACGACACCCGGATCACCCTGGAAAAAGGCGCGGCCCTGCAATATGCCGAGGTGTTATCCTGCGGCAGGTATACAAGAGGGGAAAAATTTCAGTATGCCGCTTACCAGGCGCTGACAGAGCTCCGGTATGACGGCAAGCTGGTCTTCCGGGACAACACCAGGCTGGTCCCCGGAGAACAGGACCTTTCCGGCATCGGCTTTTATGAAGGCTTCCTGCATCAGGCCACCGGAATTTTGTTCAATTCCGGCCGGCTGCCGGAAGCCCTGCGGGACAGGCTGGCGCAAGATCAAGAGATAGAGTACGGACTGACCGAAATCGGCGGCGGAGGTCTTGTGATCAGAATCCTCGGCCGGAGTGCGCAAAGCCTCTATGACATCCTGAACAATCCGGTCGGGTAA
- the ureG gene encoding urease accessory protein UreG, with protein MSYVKIGVGGPVGSGKTSLIEKLTRKLAGEYSIAVITNDIYTKEDAEFLIKNSVLPPERIIGVETGGCPHTAIREDASMNLMAVEEMAEKFPGVQMIFVESGGDNLSATFSPELADAAIYVIDVSGGDKIPRKGGPGVTRSDLLVINKADLAPHVGASLEVMKRDSLNMRGGRPFVFTSLREDEGLEQVIEWIKKDVLLEEL; from the coding sequence ATGTCTTATGTGAAAATCGGGGTCGGCGGCCCGGTCGGTTCGGGAAAGACCTCTTTGATCGAAAAATTGACGCGGAAATTGGCTGGGGAGTACAGCATTGCCGTGATCACCAACGATATCTACACCAAGGAGGACGCCGAGTTTTTAATCAAAAACAGTGTTTTGCCGCCGGAGCGCATCATAGGGGTGGAAACGGGCGGCTGTCCGCATACCGCCATCAGAGAGGACGCCTCGATGAATCTGATGGCCGTGGAAGAAATGGCGGAGAAATTCCCCGGAGTGCAAATGATCTTTGTGGAAAGCGGCGGGGACAACCTGTCGGCCACCTTCAGCCCCGAGCTGGCCGACGCCGCGATTTATGTGATTGATGTTTCCGGCGGAGATAAAATACCGAGAAAAGGCGGACCGGGCGTTACCCGCTCCGACCTGCTGGTGATCAACAAGGCTGATCTGGCGCCCCATGTGGGGGCCAGCCTGGAGGTAATGAAACGGGACTCCCTGAACATGCGCGGGGGCAGGCCGTTTGTTTTTACTTCCCTGAGAGAGGACGAGGGGCTGGAACAGGTGATTGAATGGATCAAAAAAGATGTCCTGCTGGAAGAGCTGTAA
- a CDS encoding HlyD family efflux transporter periplasmic adaptor subunit — translation MSPKKKRKTKLLVSLGVAAAVLAFAIVIPYYVKAQNRDGQNLTASETRTATVGTQDIRKVVSGSGQILSGDEETLTADQDKTVDEVLVTEGQAVEEGQALLSYTDGTELVSPCKGVAGTVNLTDSGSASKTADSAAANTISVQSTEKLVTQLSVDESDLQNLNVGQEAEITVNALPDAKHSGKVSAISETGTYSNGSSTFTVTLTLDETAEIKIGMSADVEIVVASVSDAVAVPIEAVSGSGDNAVVTVVKDGAASPVSVELGLANDAYVQITSGLSAGDIIQYTVQTGSAENSGRSGGFGGGMGGMQGGAMQGPGGNMPDQSPNGSSRQNAD, via the coding sequence ATGAGTCCAAAAAAGAAAAGGAAAACTAAGCTGTTGGTTTCTTTAGGTGTTGCCGCAGCCGTTCTGGCCTTTGCGATTGTCATTCCGTACTATGTCAAGGCCCAGAACAGGGACGGGCAAAATCTGACCGCAAGTGAAACCAGGACCGCCACGGTAGGCACCCAGGATATTCGCAAAGTCGTTTCCGGCTCCGGCCAGATCTTAAGCGGGGACGAGGAAACACTGACCGCGGACCAAGACAAAACGGTCGATGAGGTCCTGGTCACGGAAGGACAAGCGGTAGAAGAGGGTCAGGCCCTGCTGTCCTACACCGACGGCACGGAGCTGGTTTCCCCCTGCAAAGGCGTGGCCGGCACCGTGAATCTTACGGACAGCGGCAGCGCCTCCAAAACAGCGGATAGTGCCGCCGCTAATACCATCTCCGTCCAGAGTACGGAAAAGCTTGTCACCCAGCTCTCTGTCGATGAAAGCGACCTCCAGAATCTGAACGTCGGCCAGGAAGCGGAGATCACCGTCAATGCCCTGCCCGACGCCAAGCACAGCGGGAAAGTGTCGGCCATCAGCGAAACCGGCACCTACAGCAACGGAAGCTCAACCTTTACCGTTACCCTGACTCTGGATGAAACCGCCGAAATCAAGATCGGGATGTCCGCCGATGTGGAAATCGTCGTCGCCAGTGTCAGCGACGCTGTCGCGGTTCCGATTGAAGCGGTCAGCGGCAGCGGGGACAATGCTGTGGTCACGGTCGTTAAGGACGGTGCGGCCTCTCCTGTTTCCGTCGAGCTCGGCCTGGCTAACGATGCCTATGTGCAAATTACAAGCGGTCTTTCCGCCGGTGACATCATCCAGTACACCGTTCAAACCGGCTCTGCGGAAAATTCCGGCCGGTCGGGCGGCTTCGGCGGCGGTATGGGCGGCATGCAGGGCGGGGCCATGCAAGGACCGGGCGGCAATATGCCGGACCAGAGCCCGAATGGCAGCAGCCGGCAAAACGCTGACTAA
- a CDS encoding sensor histidine kinase has product MNEDRIIRRQQLINMRYNLIAFLLIFTAFGLIVFNQARSTLYAKLDSELTVSRKLMESWAAGDRDFERQPEAGDSFEPSRFADLRNPRVIPLMRNAAGTITHFGSVNSAYYEQYLQYLPFDPNSLNSITTVRIKDQYVFRSLMIALPAADSGQTYLQLVINADGETALLQQMSLLIVLSILLFSALSILASYILSQKTMLPVKTAWKKQVEFVENVSHELRTPLSIVQNSVELLLTTPEHKIIQHADTLALVLNETGRLSKMVADMLTITRSGGTITELSKELFSLDLLVRTVSEPYLELAANQEKQFQLELNCPANLCADKSRIHQLLHILFDNALKYTGPRDRVTVRTEFSENKVYLKVADTGIGMSDEAREKVFDRFYREDRARRQNRNGTGLGLSIARWIVEAHHGSIRLEPNKPKGTTVVVRLPK; this is encoded by the coding sequence ATGAATGAAGACCGGATTATCCGCAGACAGCAGCTGATCAATATGCGCTACAATCTGATCGCCTTTCTCCTGATTTTTACCGCCTTTGGCCTGATCGTTTTCAATCAGGCCCGCAGTACTCTGTATGCCAAGCTGGACAGTGAGCTGACAGTCTCCCGCAAGCTGATGGAAAGCTGGGCTGCCGGGGACCGCGATTTCGAGCGGCAGCCGGAGGCCGGGGACAGTTTTGAGCCCAGCCGTTTCGCCGATCTAAGAAACCCGAGAGTGATTCCCCTGATGAGAAACGCTGCGGGGACGATCACCCATTTCGGCAGTGTCAACAGCGCCTATTACGAACAATACCTGCAGTACCTCCCTTTTGATCCGAACAGCCTGAACAGCATCACAACAGTGAGAATCAAAGACCAGTATGTTTTCCGCAGCCTGATGATTGCGCTGCCGGCAGCGGACAGCGGGCAGACCTACCTGCAGCTCGTGATCAATGCCGACGGGGAAACCGCTCTGCTGCAGCAGATGTCTCTGCTCATTGTTCTCTCGATTCTCCTGTTCTCGGCCCTGTCCATCTTAGCCAGCTATATCCTGTCCCAAAAAACCATGCTGCCGGTGAAAACGGCCTGGAAAAAGCAGGTTGAATTCGTGGAAAACGTCTCCCATGAGCTTCGGACTCCTTTGAGCATTGTCCAGAACTCCGTGGAATTGTTGCTGACCACGCCTGAGCACAAAATTATTCAGCATGCCGATACCCTGGCCCTGGTCCTGAATGAAACCGGACGGCTGTCCAAGATGGTCGCCGATATGCTGACCATCACCCGCTCCGGCGGTACGATCACGGAGTTAAGCAAGGAGCTTTTTTCCCTTGACCTGCTGGTCAGAACTGTCAGCGAGCCCTATCTTGAGCTGGCGGCAAACCAGGAAAAGCAGTTTCAGCTCGAGCTGAACTGCCCGGCAAATCTCTGCGCCGATAAAAGCAGAATCCACCAATTGCTGCACATCCTCTTCGACAATGCCCTGAAATACACCGGCCCCCGGGACCGTGTGACGGTGCGGACAGAATTCAGCGAGAATAAAGTTTATCTGAAGGTGGCCGACACCGGAATCGGCATGAGCGATGAAGCCAGAGAAAAGGTCTTTGACCGTTTTTACCGGGAAGACCGGGCCCGCAGGCAGAACCGGAACGGCACAGGCCTGGGCCTGTCCATTGCCCGCTGGATCGTGGAAGCGCATCACGGCAGCATTCGCCTTGAGCCGAACAAGCCCAAGGGGACAACCGTGGTCGTCAGATTGCCGAAATAA
- a CDS encoding response regulator transcription factor, which produces MRVLVIEDDPVLSATICRSLGGLFVYEQAFDGEEGLYLAEQEIYDVIVLDIMMPKMNGYQVLSALREKGVSTPVLLLTAKDNIDDKVKGFKLGADDYLVKPFYRQELLARLESLIRRSGGALKENILNFRDLTLNLSNRTVKIRDEELTLAGRQFDILEFLIRNHNSIVTKKQIFDRIWGFDSDTTITVVDVYTSNIRKALQKKGYDKYLKTVRGVGYMITGNGGGDE; this is translated from the coding sequence ATGCGTGTACTTGTTATTGAAGATGATCCGGTCCTGTCCGCTACCATTTGCCGGAGCCTGGGCGGCCTGTTTGTTTACGAGCAGGCCTTTGACGGGGAAGAAGGCCTCTATCTGGCGGAACAGGAAATCTATGATGTCATCGTTCTGGATATCATGATGCCGAAAATGAACGGCTACCAGGTGCTGTCCGCCTTGAGGGAAAAGGGCGTATCGACCCCGGTTCTCCTCCTTACAGCCAAAGACAATATTGATGATAAGGTCAAAGGCTTCAAGCTCGGCGCGGATGATTATCTGGTCAAGCCCTTCTACCGCCAGGAGCTTCTGGCCCGCCTGGAATCCCTGATCCGGCGCTCGGGAGGAGCCTTAAAAGAAAATATCCTCAATTTCAGAGACCTGACCTTAAACCTCAGCAACCGGACCGTGAAAATCCGTGACGAGGAATTGACCCTGGCCGGCCGGCAGTTTGACATCCTGGAGTTTCTGATCCGCAATCACAACAGCATCGTGACCAAGAAACAAATCTTTGACCGGATCTGGGGTTTTGATTCCGACACCACCATCACCGTTGTCGATGTCTATACCAGCAACATCCGGAAAGCGCTGCAGAAAAAAGGCTATGACAAATATCTGAAAACAGTCCGGGGCGTCGGTTACATGATAACCGGCAATGGTGGCGGCGATGAATGA
- a CDS encoding arsenate reductase family protein produces MKFICYPKCTTCQKARKWLDEQGIAYEARDIKTDNPSFEELKAWFAASGLPLRKFFNTSGLLYKSLKLKEKLPSMSEEEQLKLLATDGMLVKRPLLISDGLVLAGFKENEWRHAIHSG; encoded by the coding sequence ATGAAATTTATCTGCTATCCGAAATGCACGACATGCCAAAAGGCGCGGAAGTGGCTTGATGAACAGGGCATTGCCTATGAGGCCCGGGACATCAAGACCGATAACCCTTCGTTTGAGGAGCTGAAAGCCTGGTTTGCCGCCAGCGGACTCCCTCTGCGGAAGTTTTTCAATACGAGCGGCTTGCTGTACAAATCCCTGAAGCTAAAAGAAAAGCTGCCCTCCATGAGTGAGGAGGAACAGCTGAAGCTGCTGGCGACAGACGGAATGCTGGTGAAGCGTCCGCTCCTGATCAGTGACGGCTTGGTATTGGCAGGGTTCAAAGAAAACGAATGGCGGCATGCTATTCATTCCGGATGA